AGCCACTGAGCGAATTTATTATAACTTCTGCCAACTTTTTGTACAATCTCTATGCCTTTTTGAGTTCCTTTAATCACTTTATTATAATCAGAATTAGGATCGGCCAATTTATTGAGGAAGCGATATAGCTTATTAAAAGGTTTAACTATCTTTTCCTTGTCAGAATTAATGTTTATCTCATCTAAACTATCCTGAATTGTTTCCATATCTCGATCAAGCTTGGAATTTAAGTTTTCAAGCTCATCTTTTAAACTATCAAACTCGGCTCGAATATATGGCAGTTCTACCTTTAAATCTATATTGACATTTATATTAATTTCTGATTTTAGTTCAGCTTTAGAGATTGAGTTTGCTTCTGAACTAGTTTGTACTTGGTTTATTAAGACAATTGGTGTTTTACCGCCGAATTCATAATTCCCTTTATATTTATTTTCTATGTGTTTGTAACCATATAATAGCGACGAAATGGAAACTTGCTTGCTGCTACTAAAACATATTGTATTCTCCAATTTTTCAGTTTCCGCTTTTAGCAAGCCTTCATATGGGTATCTTTGAGGACAATTAGTTGAACAGTTACAAGGTATTTCTTTATTGAGTTTTATCTTTTTAATGGAAGCGTTTATGTGGTCAAGATGATTACAGATAACGCCTAATGCTTCTCTTTTATTATCACCTTTTATTCTGATCTCAATCCGCTTCTCATCAGGCTTCATCTCTACAAGAGCATGTGAATTTTCGAGCTTTAATACCACTCCTTCTCTCCAGCACATAGGCATTTCATTCTCTTTTTTCTCGATGTCAGGATGCATTCGCACAATAAAGCGGGTAATTATACCAGGAGGCAAAAAGTAATCATAACAATAAAAGAAGCAAAGATTATCTTTTTCGTCCCATATAAAGTTGGGTGCGTTTTTAGGTAAAAGTTCAGGAATAAGATAGCTACTTTCATCTGGAAGTTCGTAAGCAAGCTCAAATTTGTTCATTAAGTCCATTAATTGGGGATAAATATTGGATGGATATGTCTCTCTATCCCATATCTGGCGTAATTCACTGTATAACAATTTACCTTCACGTTGGAGAACAGACTTCGTAGACAATATTTTATAAAATGCACCTGTGACCCATTCAGGTTTTAATATCACCATACTTTCTAATCTATCATCAAAATGAAGAATTACCCCCAGTTCGTGTAAATATCCATCAAGTGTGTTAATATTTTCTTCGTCTAATCCTTCCGAAACACATATATCATAAAATTCATCGAAGGAAATCCAATAATCTTTAAGCCCTTCAAGTTTTCCACGTACTTTGTACCACGAATCAAACCATGAAGCTCTCATTAAAGGAAGGTTCCAAGCGGTTTTACTAATCGCTTCTTTTAGAATAGAGATTCCTTTACCATCTTTACTATCAATTTTAAAGTTATTTACAATTTGAGGAAACTTATTTTTGAGGTCTTTTAGATTTAAATCGTCATCACTTTCGTTCATCTTGCTCATTACAAGGATTATTGGGCTATCTCCACCAAAAGCTTCAATCGTGTGCAACCATGAATATATATTGTTAAAGTCCTTTGCCTTCCGCGCGTTCCATACTAGTAAATAAACTGAACGTGTTGTTAGGAAAAACTGGTGAGTTGCATGATAGATTTCCTGTCCACCAAAGTCCCAAATATTCAGTTTGATTATACTATTACTAGAATCAGGAGCTTTAGTGCTCCATTTTGATATATTTATTCCTTCAGTTATCCCATCTTCCGCAAATTCATTGGTAATTAATCTATGAGTTAGGCAAGTTTTCCCAACTTCCCCGTTACCAACTAGTATTAACTTTGCTTCATTGTTTTCTGTAGTTTTTGATTGCTTCAATTGTCTCAAATAAGTGAGGATTGAGCTCAATCCCATAGAAACAATTTCAGGCGGAGGTGAAATTAAAGGATTATAAGAAACGTCAAGCTGTTTAAGTTCTGTAAGTTCTGCAATCTCAGTTGGTAGTTCAGTAAACTCATTCTCAGATAAGTCAAGTTTTACAAGTTTTTTAAGTTTTTTAATTTCAGGCGGTAGTTGAGTCAGATGGTTTCCAGACAAATACAGATTTTTAAGGTCTTTAAATTTTCCAATTTCTGGCGGTATTTGAGTCAGCTGATTATAAGAAATATCAAGATCCTCAAGGTTCTCAAGTTTACCAATTTCTTGTGGTAATTGAGTTAAATTATTATGACATAAGGAAAGTCTCACAAGATTCCTGAGTCCAGATATCTCTGGAGATAGTTGGGTCAGTTGATTATTAGAAATATCAAGATTCTCAAGATTCTCAAGTTTTCCAATTTCAGATGGCAACTGTTTTAGATTGTTATGGCACAAAGAAAGTTTTGTAAGTTTTGTAAGTTCCCCAATTTCAGACGGTAGCAAAGTCAATTGATTGCCAGTTAAGTCAATTTCTCTAAGGTTCTTAAGTTTTCCAATTTCTGATGGTAACTGTATAAGCTGACTATAAAATGAGTACAATTTTATGAGGTGTTCAAGTTCCCCAATTTCTGGAGGTAGTAGAGTTAAATGATTTCTGGATAAGTTTAGCTCTGTAAGGCTTTTTAATTTTCCAATTTCTGGTGACAGTTCAGTCAGGTCATTTCCATACAGATTAAGTTCTTTTAGGTTATCAAGTCTCCCTATTTCTGATGGTAGTTCGGTCAGATTATAACCATCTAAATAAAGCACTATAGAATTTTTTTTAGAAGCCTCTTTGATAAGTTGAATTACCTTTTCTTTTGTCATTATCTTCCTCAACTACAATCAATTAACCTTAGATGTATTTTCAATTCCGCCATACAGTTCCATACTTTTACTCTAAAAGCTTTTTCTTTTTATTCAATTTTATTTATCACCTTTAATTTTAGAACAATTTGGATCGTTAAAAAATAACATTGCAAAATAAGAAGATTGGTGTTTTGGAAAAAACTTTTAGCTATTTTTATACCATAATTTGGTGTAAAGAAATAAAAAATATTTTTGGATAGGACAATTTTGAATAATGGTTAAAAAAATTCAAGATCCCTATTACCCCCGGGTATGGTACGAGAGGTGTAATTTGAATCAATTAGACTTCTCTTTGGCTTATAGACTTTACCCGAGGAGGGATAATATTACTGGCAGTTCTCTCCCTACCCCTTGAACAGTTGGTTTATTTATGAGACAGTGCAAGTTTTACCCCTATTACAGTAAAGATACCCGCTTTTCCCCAATTAATATACCTGCTGATCCTCTGCCTCTGTAATACTTTTTCTCCTATAGCCCCTGCAAAGACAGAAATTATAGAAAAAATCACCCACGCCTGCACAAGGAACACTATTCCAAGGAATATCATCTGCATAGGGACACTGCCTGCTCCGGTATTCACAAACTGGGGAAGAAATGCGAGGAAGAATAGTGCAACTTTAGGGTTAAGAACGTTCATAAAGATCCCGCGCCTGTAAAGGGCGAAAACATTTCTTTCCCTGATGGGGGCAGAAGATACAAGCTCTCCGCTTTCTCTCAAAGCCTGCCAGGCAAGGTAAAGTAGGTAGGCTGCTCCGGCATATTTTACGATTTCGAAGGCAAGGGCGGATTTGTATACGAGGGCTGAAATCCCGAATGCAGCTGCGCTGGTGTGGACAAGTATGCCTGTGCACAGACCTGTTGCTGTTGCAATTCCTGCAATTTTTCCCTGTGAGATGCTCTGTGTGAGCACAAATAAGATATCCGGACCGGGAAGAAAGGTAAGGGCTGCAGAGGCTGCAATGAAATAGATTAACTGGGATTGCTCTATCAAATTTCTCACTTTTCCTTCTAACCATTTTTACTTATAACAGTTTTCCCTTCTAGCCATGTTTCCTTCTAACCATATTCGGAAGCTGGGTTTGGATTTAATATGAATTAACATATCATTTTAAAGGACATGTTTATGGATTTCATCCTCCAGCAGTTCATAAAACTTTTCCTTTGCTTCTCTTTCAATCCAGGGTCTGTGCCCACATTTTTCCAGTAGAATAAATCTGAAATCCTTCAAAACCCCGGATAAGGGTTCTTTAACTCCATTGAAAGGGTGAGGATCATAGTCTCCGTGAATTGCAACTACCGGGCACCTGACTTTTGTTCCCAGTTTCAGAAGCTCACCGCTGCTCCTTAACTGATGCGCTTCTCCCCACACGCTTTTGAACACATCATAGTTATATTTGACCAGTTCTGCATCATGGGGGAGAGGGTCGTAGGTATCGGCTTTAGACATCAATTTTCCCAGGCTGCAAAAAGCTTCATTCTTGTTTTTAGCGGTAGAATTATTGAGAACCCCGTCCAGAGAACGGTAGTCATCCCAATCTTCCTGTCCTAGCCTGCTTATCCGGGTACTCGTTACATTTGTAGCATATCTCTGTTCATATGGGCCACTTCCGACCAGAATCAATTTTTTCACGAGTTGAGGGTGAAGAGCTGCAAAGATAAAACTTAGGGTTGCACCCCAGGAAAACCCTATAAGGTTTACCGGTAAAGCTCCATGTTCTTTCAAAATAGATTTCAGTTCCTTTATCTGGCCCTCTATGCTTGCTTTAGTCTGGAGTGGTTCAAGGATTCCGGTAAAGGAGGAAAGTTCTCTGGCGACAGATGCCATTTCTCCGGGTGCACCCGGTCCTCCGTGAATAACGGCTGTAGTAAAAGGTGAATTTCCGTATTTCCTCAGATACGTCATACGTCTATCAGGTTAGACCTGTTTAGCTTAAAAACAATTGGTTTTAGAATCATATTGTCCTTACTTTTGCTTCGTAGCTCTTATACACAAACCAGCTCTTTCGATAACCATTCTGGCTATTTATGTGTGTTCCATATATTCTCACGTTTTTCATGCTTACCATGTTAAGTTTTTTAAATCTAGAACAACAGTTTTTCAGTATTCATTGGTTTTTATCTTTGCCTTCGCAACTGTTATATACAACTCAATTCTTTCGATAATCATCCTCATTAGTTACATATGTAACCATCTGAACTTAATAAAATTTGTAATAAATTTTCGTAATTTGTAATAAATTTTCGTAATATGTTTGTTATAACTGCTTATATAATTATTTTTAATATTGTTTATCAAAATTGTTTGTAACGACTTCAATAATAATTGTTTATAATAGTGTTTGTAATAACTTTAAAATAGAAAACCAAAAAGGATTACTATGTTTTCCCATAAAAAAACAGATAGTTCCAATGAAAATTTAAAAGGAAACCTGAAGGGGACTCTGCCGCTTCTGGCTCTTCTAACCGCTTTTCCAGCACTGTCGACGGACATGATCCTGCCCGCAGTCCCGTCCCTTGCCAGGACCTGGGACCAGCCCCTATCCGTAATCAACCTGATCCTGGTCTGTTTTTTCATAACCTACGGATTTTTCCTGCTCTTTTACGGCCCTATTTCTGACCGCTTTGGCCGCCGCCGTCCTTTGCTTGCCGGGCTTTTTGTGTATATAGTGGCAAGCCTGCTCTGTGCCCTTGCAACGAGTGCTTCCATGCTTATAGGCTTCCGGATGCTGCAGGCTGCAGGAGCTGCTGCCAGTTCATCCCTCTCCATGGCAATGACAAAAGACATCTTCTCAGGACAGGAAAGGGAAAGAATTCTCGCCTACATTGCAATTATAATGGCCCTTGCACCTATGATCGCTCCTGTACTTGGCGGGTGGATACTTGCGGACTTTTCCTGGCCCTGGATCTTCTTTATTCAGGCAGTTATGGGAGTAATAGGGATTACTGGAGTCCTCCGCTTTCCCGAAACGCTTTCTGAGGTCTCGGATGTACCCCTGTCGCGGATGATGCACAGCTACGGTCGTCTGCTTCTCAACCCTTCCTATATTGTCATGGTTCTTGTGATGTCAGCCAGCCTTTTTCCCCTTTACAGCTTTATTGCAGGCTCTTCTGCAATTTACGTTAACGAGTTCGGCCTGAGCGAACAAAAATACAGCTACTTCTTTGCCTTCAATGCCCTCGCCCTGATGATCGGTTCCTTTTCATGCCTCCGGTTGACGGGAAGCATCAGCTCAAAGCGTCTCATGACCATAGGATTTGCCGGTGTTTTCCTGGGCGGGTTTTTTCTCCTTCTCACAGGACAGCACGGTCCATGGAGCTTTGCTCTACCCATGTTTTTGATCACGTTTTCCCTTGGCCTGAGCCGTCCCCCAAGCAATAATCTCGTGCTCGAGCAGGTGGACCGTGATGCAGGCTCAGCTTCTTCTCTGATGATCTTCTGCTATTTTACTCTCGGGGCTGTGGGTATGTGGTTTATTTCCCTTGAATGGGCGGATAAGATTTCAGTACTGGGGATAATTGCTCTGAGCTGCGGAGCCATGGTGCTTGCCGCGTGGTTTATTTTGCAGAAAAAAGGAATCAAAGGGGCTGCCTGAAAAAAACAAACTATAAAATTTTATTTCTGTAAAACGATAGAACTTTATTTCTGTGTATGTATACACAGATACATGGGTACGAAGACTATCTCAATTCGGGATAATACCTATGACATGTTAAAAAATGCAAAAAGGGAATGGGAAAGTTTCAGCGATACTATTGATCGACTGTTGAAATAGGAAAAAAAGATCTGTCAGTTTATTTCGGAGCCCTGGAAAATGATGACCTTCTTGAAGGGCTGGCTGAGGATTCCAGGAAAATGAGGGAACTGTCGAGGCTCAGAATATGATAATACTTGACACCAGCGCCCTTGTCGATTATTTCAAAGGTGTAGAAAAGACCCGTGAATTCATGGATAACGATGTAACAACTACTGTTATAACTTACTATGAAATTCTCTCAGGGGTCAAACATAGAAAAGCCAGAAAAGAAGAACAGTTCTTCAGAAGGTTCTTTTCCGAAATCGATATACTGGACTTCAATCTAAAAGCTGCGGAGGAAGCAAGTAGTATAATGGGCAGGCTGCTGAGCATTGGTACTCCGGTAAACAGCGTGGACGTCCTTATAACAGGCATAGCTGTGATAAACGGAGCAGAAAAAATTGTTTCCAGGGATATAAATTTTATCAGCATCGGGAAAGTTTCCGATCTGGAAGTTTTAGTCTACTAATTTGCATTTTTTATGAACCGCTTTCCCTTCATTTTCAGGCCCGAACCACTGATCGCGATTAAAAATCGGTTCACGCGATAAAGCAAACTCAAACTTTACTGCTTTTATCCCGTGCTTCCAGACCTTTTTGCCGCTTCACAAATCTGGAACCCATTTCAAAAGCTTTCTCACAATCCTGAGGGAACACTTCTTTTCGCCTTTTTGCTTTCTCTTCGGGATCAAACCTGTCCGCCACATATTTTGAGTAGTCATCAAACTGGTAGGTATCGGTGCTGCACAGTGATTCCGAATATCCGAAAATTCTCTTTGCAAGGTTTTCATTTAATCCAATAGTTGTTCTGAGTCCAAATATGTCGAAGAATTCTTCCTTTGCCCCCATAGTGTAGATAAAACCGACAGGGATATTTTTCGGATAAAGCGTGGGAGGCTCATCGGAGTAGACGAGATACGGGAATATGTAGCGTTCCATGAATGACCTCATTTCGCCTGTAGAGTTTCCAAGGTAAATAGGTGATCCGAGTATTAAGGCATCAGCATCTTCCAGCTTCTCCAGCACAGGTGTCAGATCGTCCTGCATTGCGCATTTTCCATAGCTTTTTCCGTCCCTTAATTTGCAGGCAAAGCAACTTATGCATCCTTTGAAATCAAGGTCATAAAGATGGATCATTTCCGTTTCCGCACCCTCTGAGGCTGCCCCTTCAAGAGCTTTCTCAAGCAGGGTAGCAGTGTTCCATGTCCTGCGAGGACTTCCGTTTATTGCTATCACTTTCATGATTTTACCTCTAATTTCCTCCTTTTAATCAGGTTTTTAATGATATGATTTCATCTACAATCAGTTTTTCTGAGTTTAATCAAAAGAACAGGTGAATTTTAAACGTGTTAATGCAGGAAAAGAGAATTTACATAAAGAGAATTTACAGAAAGAGAACTTAAAGAAAAAGAGAACTTAAAGAAAAAGAGAACTTAAAGAAAAAGAGAACTTAAAGAAAAAGAGAATTTTCCATGACATTTTCATGGTGACTTTGAAAAATAAAGAAGTGGATAGTTACGGTACTGGCAGGCCGTATACTATCCTTGCCTGCAGGTTTTAAATATTCTGTGCAGGTGTGAAACAGTTTCCTGAGAATGAAACTACCGGCCTTGGGAGGTCAAGGTCCAGAGCTTCTTTCAGGACTTCTTCTATGGTCTCTACAGGAACAAACCTGAGCTCGTTTCTGACTTCTTCCGGTACGTCCTCAAGGTCCCTTTCGTTTTCTTTTGGCAGGATTACTTTCTTTATGCCTGCCCTGTGGGCTGCAAGAACCTTTTCTTTTATGCCGCCAACAGGCATTACCGCACCGCTAAGTGTGATTTCTCCTGTCATCGCAAGTTTCGGGTCAACCGCTTTGCCGGTGATCAGGGACGTAAGGGCAGTAAAGAGGGTTACACCTGCAGAAGGCCCGTCCTTGGGGGTTGCACCTGAAGGCACGTGGATGTGGACATCGCTTGCAATAAAATCAAAACCTTTTGCGACGTTTGCAAGCCTTGACCTTGCCAGGCTCATGGAGATCTGTGCAGACTCTTTCATCACATCCCCCAGCTGGCCTGTAAGCGTAAGCTTTCCGGTTCCGGGCATGAATGTGCCTTCTATGAAGAGAATATCTCCTCCGACAGGAGTCCAGGCAAGCCCTGTTACAACTCCGGGAACGTTCTCTTTTCTGGCTTCTTCCTGCCTGATTATCTCTTTTCCGAGAATCTCTTTTAGCATGTCGGCTTTGACAACGTAAGGAAGGTCGACCTTTCCTGACACAATCTTTTCGGATACAAACCTTGCAGTCTTCGCCAGCTGCTTTTTGAGCCCGCGGACTCCTGCTTCCCTGGTGTATTTGTCAATGATCACCTTCAGGGCTTCATCTTCGATCTGGAGTTTATCGGCATCAAGACCGTGGTCTTCCAGTATGCTGGGCAGCAGGTGGTCTTTTGCAATTGCAAGTTTTTCGTTTTTAGTGTAGCCCGAAATTTCGATTGTCTCCATCCTGTCAAGGAGCGGCCAGGGGATGTTCGCCACGGAGTTTGCAGTGGCAATGAACAGTACATCTGACAGGTCATACGGGACTTCCAGATAATGGTCAGAGAATGTGCTGTTCTGCTCAGGGTCAAGGACTTCGAGAAGGGCGCTTGCCGGGTCTCCGGAGTAAGAAGCTGAAAGCTTGTCGATTTCATCAAGGATGAAGACCGGGTTTTTAGTTCCCGCCTTTCTCATTCCCTGGATAATCCTTCCGGGGAGAGCTCCAACATATGTCCTCCTGTGGCCTCTGATTTCGGCTTCATCTTTAACACCGCCGAGGCTGGCCCTGACATACTGCCTTCCAAGGGCATCTGCAATACTCTTTCCCAGACTGGTTTTACCGGTCCCCGGAGGTCCCGTAAGGAGAAGGATCGAGCCCTGTTTTTCCTGTTTCAGTTTCATTACCGCAAGGTGCTGGATTATCCTTTCCTTTACTTTTTCAAGCCCGTTATGGTTGTTTTCAAGCACACGGCGGGCTTCGGCAATGTCTATGCTCTTCTTTTCTTCGGTTACCCAGGGGAGGTCAAGCATGAGGTCCAGGTAATTCCTGATGACAGAGCTTTCAGGGTTGTGCGGTCCTCCGGTTTCAAGTTTCTTAAGCTCTGAGAGTGCCTTCTTTTTCACTTCTTCAGGCATCTTCGAGTTTTCTATCCTGTCCCGGTAATTTGCCTCGCCCGAAGCGCCATCTTCGCCACCGTTAAGCTCTTCCTGAATCATCTTAAGCTGCTCACGCAGCATGGCTTCACGGTTCGATTTGGTAATCTTATCGGTAACTTTTTTTGCCATTTCCATCTGGAAATTAATGTTTTCTTTCTGCTTTACCAGAATCTCAAGGAAAGTAAGATACCTTTCACGGACAGAAACGGTTTCCAGAAGATCCTGTTTTTCTTCAAGTTTTATTGGCATGTACGGCATGACATATCCGATTAGCTGGTCAATGGAATCCATCTTCTCGATGGGCCTGGTAAACTGCTCAGAACTCTGGAAGCGGCTGCTGATCTCACGGACTGTTTTTTTGATATTTCCCATCATTTCTGTCTGGATATCTTCGTCAAGGTCAGGAATATCAGGAACAGGCCTGAATGCAGTATAAAAAAGCCCGTTTCTTCTGTGTACGGAAACAGCCTCCACTCTCTGGATAGCCTTTGCGATGACGAGATACCCGTCGTCAGCAGGCTGCACATATCCGATTTTGAGCAGGTTTCCAATTTTATACAGGCTGTCTTCCGACATCTCCGAAGGTTTAGTTTCGCTTTTTACTGTCAGCCCAACCGCATAAACGGATTCGGAGTTTTTCATTTCATTAAGGAGTATTTCTCCGGTTACTTTATCAGCCAGGAATTTTGCCCGGCTCCGAGGATAAACCACTATATCAAAGAGAGGCATCACAAGGCTCTCTCTGTTACCATAGGTTTGTTCTGAATACATTGTCTATCGTCTCAATTATTATCAAAATGTTGTCTTGGTCGTTTCAACAGTCCCGGTTATTCAATAGTTTCAGTTGCTTCTGTTGCTTCTGTTGCTTCGATTTTACAGGTATTTCGGCAATATGATCATCATGATTTATTTAGTTTGAATTAACCTAACTATCTGGCCGGACAAAAAAAATTACCGTACCTTTCCCAGAATCCTGATCAGGGTCTCAATCTCTTTTTCATTGAGAGATTCTGCCATTTTTTCTATAACCCTTAATAAAGAACTCTCTTCTGCCCGGGCTATCCTCTGCCCTTTTTCTGTCAGGCGGATGTAAAAAATTCTGCCATCCTCAGGACATTTTTCCCTGTACACGCATTCCATCCTGAC
This window of the Methanosarcina mazei S-6 genome carries:
- a CDS encoding flavodoxin family protein, with product MKVIAINGSPRRTWNTATLLEKALEGAASEGAETEMIHLYDLDFKGCISCFACKLRDGKSYGKCAMQDDLTPVLEKLEDADALILGSPIYLGNSTGEMRSFMERYIFPYLVYSDEPPTLYPKNIPVGFIYTMGAKEEFFDIFGLRTTIGLNENLAKRIFGYSESLCSTDTYQFDDYSKYVADRFDPEEKAKRRKEVFPQDCEKAFEMGSRFVKRQKGLEARDKSSKV
- a CDS encoding type II toxin-antitoxin system VapC family toxin, with translation MIILDTSALVDYFKGVEKTREFMDNDVTTTVITYYEILSGVKHRKARKEEQFFRRFFSEIDILDFNLKAAEEASSIMGRLLSIGTPVNSVDVLITGIAVINGAEKIVSRDINFISIGKVSDLEVLVY
- the lon gene encoding endopeptidase La, with protein sequence MYSEQTYGNRESLVMPLFDIVVYPRSRAKFLADKVTGEILLNEMKNSESVYAVGLTVKSETKPSEMSEDSLYKIGNLLKIGYVQPADDGYLVIAKAIQRVEAVSVHRRNGLFYTAFRPVPDIPDLDEDIQTEMMGNIKKTVREISSRFQSSEQFTRPIEKMDSIDQLIGYVMPYMPIKLEEKQDLLETVSVRERYLTFLEILVKQKENINFQMEMAKKVTDKITKSNREAMLREQLKMIQEELNGGEDGASGEANYRDRIENSKMPEEVKKKALSELKKLETGGPHNPESSVIRNYLDLMLDLPWVTEEKKSIDIAEARRVLENNHNGLEKVKERIIQHLAVMKLKQEKQGSILLLTGPPGTGKTSLGKSIADALGRQYVRASLGGVKDEAEIRGHRRTYVGALPGRIIQGMRKAGTKNPVFILDEIDKLSASYSGDPASALLEVLDPEQNSTFSDHYLEVPYDLSDVLFIATANSVANIPWPLLDRMETIEISGYTKNEKLAIAKDHLLPSILEDHGLDADKLQIEDEALKVIIDKYTREAGVRGLKKQLAKTARFVSEKIVSGKVDLPYVVKADMLKEILGKEIIRQEEARKENVPGVVTGLAWTPVGGDILFIEGTFMPGTGKLTLTGQLGDVMKESAQISMSLARSRLANVAKGFDFIASDVHIHVPSGATPKDGPSAGVTLFTALTSLITGKAVDPKLAMTGEITLSGAVMPVGGIKEKVLAAHRAGIKKVILPKENERDLEDVPEEVRNELRFVPVETIEEVLKEALDLDLPRPVVSFSGNCFTPAQNI
- a CDS encoding multidrug effflux MFS transporter codes for the protein MFSHKKTDSSNENLKGNLKGTLPLLALLTAFPALSTDMILPAVPSLARTWDQPLSVINLILVCFFITYGFFLLFYGPISDRFGRRRPLLAGLFVYIVASLLCALATSASMLIGFRMLQAAGAAASSSLSMAMTKDIFSGQERERILAYIAIIMALAPMIAPVLGGWILADFSWPWIFFIQAVMGVIGITGVLRFPETLSEVSDVPLSRMMHSYGRLLLNPSYIVMVLVMSASLFPLYSFIAGSSAIYVNEFGLSEQKYSYFFAFNALALMIGSFSCLRLTGSISSKRLMTIGFAGVFLGGFFLLLTGQHGPWSFALPMFLITFSLGLSRPPSNNLVLEQVDRDAGSASSLMIFCYFTLGAVGMWFISLEWADKISVLGIIALSCGAMVLAAWFILQKKGIKGAA
- a CDS encoding alpha/beta fold hydrolase, whose protein sequence is MTYLRKYGNSPFTTAVIHGGPGAPGEMASVARELSSFTGILEPLQTKASIEGQIKELKSILKEHGALPVNLIGFSWGATLSFIFAALHPQLVKKLILVGSGPYEQRYATNVTSTRISRLGQEDWDDYRSLDGVLNNSTAKNKNEAFCSLGKLMSKADTYDPLPHDAELVKYNYDVFKSVWGEAHQLRSSGELLKLGTKVRCPVVAIHGDYDPHPFNGVKEPLSGVLKDFRFILLEKCGHRPWIEREAKEKFYELLEDEIHKHVL
- a CDS encoding LysE family translocator, which codes for MRNLIEQSQLIYFIAASAALTFLPGPDILFVLTQSISQGKIAGIATATGLCTGILVHTSAAAFGISALVYKSALAFEIVKYAGAAYLLYLAWQALRESGELVSSAPIRERNVFALYRRGIFMNVLNPKVALFFLAFLPQFVNTGAGSVPMQMIFLGIVFLVQAWVIFSIISVFAGAIGEKVLQRQRISRYINWGKAGIFTVIGVKLALSHK
- a CDS encoding leucine-rich repeat domain-containing protein — encoded protein: MTKEKVIQLIKEASKKNSIVLYLDGYNLTELPSEIGRLDNLKELNLYGNDLTELSPEIGKLKSLTELNLSRNHLTLLPPEIGELEHLIKLYSFYSQLIQLPSEIGKLKNLREIDLTGNQLTLLPSEIGELTKLTKLSLCHNNLKQLPSEIGKLENLENLDISNNQLTQLSPEISGLRNLVRLSLCHNNLTQLPQEIGKLENLEDLDISYNQLTQIPPEIGKFKDLKNLYLSGNHLTQLPPEIKKLKKLVKLDLSENEFTELPTEIAELTELKQLDVSYNPLISPPPEIVSMGLSSILTYLRQLKQSKTTENNEAKLILVGNGEVGKTCLTHRLITNEFAEDGITEGINISKWSTKAPDSSNSIIKLNIWDFGGQEIYHATHQFFLTTRSVYLLVWNARKAKDFNNIYSWLHTIEAFGGDSPIILVMSKMNESDDDLNLKDLKNKFPQIVNNFKIDSKDGKGISILKEAISKTAWNLPLMRASWFDSWYKVRGKLEGLKDYWISFDEFYDICVSEGLDEENINTLDGYLHELGVILHFDDRLESMVILKPEWVTGAFYKILSTKSVLQREGKLLYSELRQIWDRETYPSNIYPQLMDLMNKFELAYELPDESSYLIPELLPKNAPNFIWDEKDNLCFFYCYDYFLPPGIITRFIVRMHPDIEKKENEMPMCWREGVVLKLENSHALVEMKPDEKRIEIRIKGDNKREALGVICNHLDHINASIKKIKLNKEIPCNCSTNCPQRYPYEGLLKAETEKLENTICFSSSKQVSISSLLYGYKHIENKYKGNYEFGGKTPIVLINQVQTSSEANSISKAELKSEININVNIDLKVELPYIRAEFDSLKDELENLNSKLDRDMETIQDSLDEININSDKEKIVKPFNKLYRFLNKLADPNSDYNKVIKGTQKGIEIVQKVGRSYNKFAQWLAMPQIPDLFL
- a CDS encoding antitoxin VapB family protein; protein product: MGTKTISIRDNTYDMLKNAKREWESFSDTIDRLLK